TGAATTTTGGAAATGTTGATCTTTATGATATTAAAAACTCCGATAAAAACAAAGAAAGCGATGACGCCGAGATACCAGTTCTGCAGGGTCTGTGAAGCGTCCTGAAACCATCTCAACGGTATAAAGAATGCGATGAGCATAAAAAAGCCGCAGCCGAAAACAATGATTAAAGGCAATGTCCTTTTCATTATTGCACCGTTGTAAATAAATTAGTAAATACGTCTGTTCCGAAGAGACGTGTGATAACACCTGCTATGATAACAAGAATAAAAATCAACTTTCCGAGATCCTGTCCTTTCAACGACCCGAGTTGCACCGGTTCCTGGGACAGATAAGCACTTGCCGCATACAGTTCTTCACCCAGAAGGGTATAATCACAAGCGGCGACAAAAAACGGAAGCTGGTCAGGCATCGCTGTTCCGGCGATCTGAATCGCTCCGGTGGAATGACCGGTTTCCGCCAGAATCAATGATTCGGCATAGAACGTCCCCAGATAAAAGTTGGTTGCGGGTTTCTCCCTGAGCATGATTCCGTCAACCGCGGAAACATAGCCGAACTGGTCGTCGGTGAGGTATCTGATATTATCGGCGTTAAACCAATCAGGTCTCCCCACCTTTGTAGCGGCTTCCTTTACAACCTGCTGAGCCATGGTCATCGCCATCGCCTTGCTTGTCGGTACATACAGAGGTGTTCCGTACTCCGCGGTCTTTTCCGCAACCTTGGAAAGGATACTCATCGAAGCGATGGTTTGAGGATCGTCGATGTCCATTATACCCGGTACATATAATACGGGTTTTCCCATTTCGGTTGCACGGCCGATCGCTTCTTCGGCGGCGGTCAACGCCGGAATCCTCCGTATATATAATTTCTCCCGACGCGCACGCGCAATATAAATAAGGACAGCCGCAAAAAGAACAACGATCGTTATTAAGATATTGATACGGCCGGTATTAAAAAACTGAGCAGAAGCCTTTACCGGCCCGGCGTTATTCGAAAAGAGATTCTCGTCACCGGTCTTCACCTCAACTTTGTAGTAGTACTCTTTTCCTCTTTCTATATTGGTGTCCACATATTGTGATGCATCAGCACCCAGCACCTGAATTACTTCATAATTCTCAGTCGGTTCAAGGCTTCTTAATAATATGAGGGAATCGAATTTGAGTTCACTCTGCCACTGTATGGTAATACTCGAACCATCATCATTGGGTGTATCATAAGCTTCAATATTTATCCCCTGAGCCAGCAATAATATCAGTAAGACCATATTGAATAATAATATACAAATTGCCCGAAATGTCAAGTCAAAACTTCACCCCTCCCCTCACCCTCTACCCTTCGCCCTCCGCCCTATGCCCTCCGCCCTTAACCCCTTCTCCGTTTCTCCCGCTCTCCGTTTCTCCCTGTCATTCTGAGCGAAGCGAAGAATCTCCCTTTTTTCCAGCGCAGCTCCATTCCATGCACGAAGTGCATCCCTTCCAGCGCAGCTCCCTTCCAGCACCGCTCCCAATCCCCCTATGCCCTCCGCCCTTCGCCCTTTGCTCTATCCTTGACATCAGGGTGAATTTTGCTAAACTATAAAAAATTCTTTTTGCGGTGTGATCATACCTTTTTTTATAAGGAGGTCGAATGGAATATTTTTTAAATGACAGGGAAATGGAATTAAAGATGAAGGCACGGGAAGTCGCCGAAAAACTTGTTCTGCCGGTGCGTGACAAATTCGATGAAACGGCTGAGTTTCCAATGGAACTGGTAAAGGAAATGGGAAAACAGGGGTTGTTGAAAATCTTTATCCCTGAAGAATACGGCGGCACAGGTGCAAGAATAATCGATATGTGTATCGCAGTGGAAGAGATTGCACGCGTCTGTGCGGGTATTGCCACGGCATACGCAGTGGGCGCACTTGGAAGCGGTCCGATTGTCCTCTTTGCGAGTGAAGAACAGAAGAAAAAATATCTTCCAGGTATTGCAACCGGAGAATTACTCTGCGCATTTGGCCTTACTGAAGCCCAAGCCGGCAGTGATGCCGCAAACATCCAGACGACTGCGCGCAAAGAGGGTGATTACTACATTCTCAACGGTGTAAAACAATTTATTTCAAATGCAAGTTTTTCCGATGTCTATACGGTTCTGGCATCCACGGACAAATCCCGCGGTGCCCGCGGTATCTCGGCATTCATTGTCGAAAAAGACTTCCCGGGATTTTCTTACGGTAAAAAAGAGAACAAACTCGGAATTCGGGCGTCGGTAACCACTGAACTTGTCTTTGAAGACTGCCGTGTACCGAAAGAAAATCTAATGGGGAAAGAGGGGCTTGGATTCATCTATACGATGAGAAATTTTGATCGGGCGAGACCCGGTGTGGGTGCAATCGCCCTCGGAATCGCTCAGGGTGCATATGAAGAGGTCTTGGACTTCGCCTATGAACACAACCTCTTGAATAATCAGTATGTCCAGAAAAAAATAGCTGATATGGCGACCGAGATAGAAGCAGGAAGATCTTTACTATACGCAACCGCAAGAATGATTGACGCCGGGATTAAAGGATATTCAAAAGAATCTTCTTTTGCAAAATTATATCCCTCTGACCTGGCGGTGAAAACAACCATTGAAGCGATTAAACTGATGGGTCCTTATGGAGTCATGAAAGAGTATCATATGGAAAAAAGGTTGCGAGACGCCAAAATTACACAGATCTACGAAGGGACAAATGAAATTCAGCGCAGTGTCATCGCCCTGGAACTAACCCGGGAAACAGGTAAAAAGGCAAGAGAAAAGGAGGCAAAATGAAACTGGATCAAGAATGCATTTTGTTACAGAACGAACTACGGAAATTCAGCCAGCAGGTTCTTGCAGAAAAGGTCGATGAACTCGACAAAGCCGCTGCTTTTCCTTCGGACATAATAAAACAGCTTGCTGAAATGGGTATCCTCGGGGCAATTATCCCTGAGGAGATGGACGGTGCGGCGCTGAATTTAATCGGCTTGGTGGTCTCTCTCGAGGAATTGAGCAAGGTCTGCGCATCCACCGCAACAATAGTTGCAACCCACAATGCATTCTTCACCTTTCCGATATTGAAGTTCGGCACCGATGATATGAGAAAGAAATATTTACCTCTGGCTGCGACCGGAGAAATCATCGGCGGCTATGGACTCCCTGACACGAATGAAGTGGCTGTAACAAAACAGAATGATACCTTTACAATGAACGGAAAAACCCTGTTCCTGCTCAACGGTGAAGCAGCCGGCCCTTTTATCACTGCCGTCGATACGGATAAAGAAGAGACTCAACGGTTCGTGGTATTGATTGAACAGAACAAAGAATCCGTAGTCTGTACAAAAAATAATTCTGTACTGGGATTAAAAGCCGCGGGTATTGCTAAAGCAACCTACAGTGATCTTCCACTCACTCCGGATATAATCATCGGAGGGAAAGAGAAAGGCGCTGAAATCCTCCAGGCTACTCTGGACTTTGCCAACGTATGCCTTGCTGCTGTCGCCTTGGGAATTGCACAAGCCGCCGCCCGGGAAGCACTCAAGTATGCGCGGGAGCGGGTTCAATTTGATCAACCGATAATCAACTTCGGGATGATAAGGGAAAAGATCGCCGACATGAACACCAGGATAGAAGCCGCCCGCTCTCTTGTCTACGATGCGGCATTACAATATGACGAAGGCAAAAAATATACGAGAAGCGCCGCAATGGCGAAGTACTTCACCGGTGAAGCCGCCGTTGACATCACCACCCAGGCGATTCAGGTCTTCGGCGGATACGGTTATATGAAGGACTATCCTGTGGAGCGCTATTTCCGCGACGCCCAGGTGATAAACGTACTGGGAAGCACTCCGATTCAGGGAAAGGAAGTGACGGCGAAAGAAACGATTGGATAGTATTCAGAAGGCGTCTTCAATATAATTATACTTGATCTTCCCCTGCTCTTCGTTGATCGCCAGCACGTCGAAATGTATTTCACTGTCTACAGGTAAACACCGCTGTTTCAACCACAACATTGCGGTTGTTCTTATCTTCTGCTGTTTTCTGCGTACCACCGACTCCTGGGGAAGACCGTATTCCGTACCTGTTCTGAATTTCACTTCAATAAACCTGAAGGCTTTTTCTTTACGTGCGATGAGATCGATTTCGCCAAAGCGGCAACGGAAATTATGAGCCACGATAATAAAACCTCTGCTGGTCAAATACTCCCTTGCCAATCGCTCTCCTTTTCTGCCGAGTTCTGTTTTATTATATCTCATAACAAACGAAATGACTTACGGTGGATAGGAGAAGGGCCGTATTTTTTTATACATATACGATGTAATTTCGTCGGGTAACCTTTGTGTTTATGAAAATGGTATCGGGGGTATTTTCGGTGATACTCCGTCATTATCGTATCTCTTTTCACCTTTGCAAGAATTGAAGCGGCGGCGATTGAAATACTCAGTGTATCCCCCTTTATCAAAGCTATCTGTTTTATGGAAAGTCCCTCAATGTTTACGGCGTCGACCAGAACGACTTCAGGAGTGAGGGCTAAATTCTCCACGGCGTACTTCATTGCACGCTTTGTCGCATTCAAAATATTTATCTCATCAATCACATCAGGGCCGACTATTCCGAAGCAGTAAGAAAGCGCCGATTGAGTGATTATGTTGTAAAGTCTTGCCCGCCTGTGCGGTGTAAGTTTTTTGGAATCGTCAATCTGGGGATGGTAAAAATTTCTTGGAAGTATTACTGCAGATGCGACGACAGGACCTGCCAGCGGTCCTCTGCCGGCTTCATCAACACCGGCAAGAAGACTATGTCTTTTCCACAGATTTCTGTCCAGAAACGCCTTCACCCGTTTTTTCCTCTTTCTTCACTTCGTCGGGCGCGGCTTTCTTCTCTTCCGTGGATTTTACCTCCTGTTGACTCTCGACTGACGACGCTATTTCTTCAGCAACAGGCTCTTTTTCCTCCCCTGTTTCATCGGTCTTCCTGGTCAGACGCGTCGCCTCTTTGATCTTCATCTTCCTGCCCCGCCGTTTTCTCAAATAGCCCAGTTTAGCCCGCCGTACTTTTCCTTTCTTCTTAATCTCAATCTTTGTAATCATCGGCGAGTGGAGTGGAAAAATCCGTTCAATACCGATTCCGGCAGAGATTTTTCTCACCGTGAATGTTCTGCTGAGCGCTTTTCCCCTCATCTGAATAACAACCCCCTGGAATGGTGTAATACGTTCTTTATCACCTTCTTTGATCTTCGTATAAACCTTCACCAAATCCCCGGGTTTAATATCAGGAATTCCTGCCATTGAGAACCTCCAACAAAATTTCCAGATCTTTTTTTGAGAATATCTTCTTTTCAAACAGTTCAGGCCTTTGATTCAGTGTCTGCCGTAATGCAGCCCTTTTCCGCCAGGCGGCGATCAAATTATGATTACCGCTTCTTAATACCGGTGGAACTCTGAATTTTTTATAGACCTCTGGCCTGGTATAAATCGGTGCTTCCAGCAAACCACTCTCAAAAGAATCCGTATCGGCTGAATCTTGATTTCCCAGAACATCGGGCAATAATCTTGTCACCGCCTCAACGAGCACCAATGAACCGATTTCACCGCCGGAAAGTATATAGTCCCCGATTGATAACTGGAGAGGATGAAACATATCGTTTATCCTTTCATCGATTCCTTTATACCTGCCGCATATAATAATAATGTGGGAATTTTCCGCCAAGTTTCCCACAATTTCCTGATTCAACCTTACGCCTTTCGGTGTAAGGTTTATCAGCACTGAATGACGGCTTTTAACCGAAGCGATCGCTTTAGCTAATGGTTCAACCTTCATAACCATACCCGCTCCACCGCCGAACTGGTAATCATCCACTACTCCATCTTCTGTAAAATCTCTCGGGTTGGTGATTCTGATCTCAACAATATTCTTTTCCCGGGCTATCCGTAAGATACCGCACGAAAGAGGACTTTCAAAAAATTCAGGAAAGAGTGAAATGATGTCTATCTTCATAACATCTCTTTGAAAATATTACCCTTCGAACCTATCATTGCACGGATGATTCAGATTAAGACCGTCTTAAAGATGGATACCGGAAAAAAGATGAAAAAGGCAAGAGATGTCAAATCTCATTATTCAATTATCTCTAATACCGTGCGTTTTCCTTGTTTCATTGCCGCAGCGGTAATGATCGTCCTGATCGCTTTTGCTGTTCTACCTTCCTTACCAATCACTTTACCCAGATCGCCTTCACCGACTCTAAGTTCATATATAATGCTCTTTTCACCAGCTATTTCTTTTACGTCGACTTTATCTGGATTGTCAACTAATGCTTTTACGATATACTGAATAAGCTCTTTCATTGTTAACCTCCTTCTTTAGCGATTAATTTAGCCACAGTATTGGTAGGCTGAGCTCCTTTGGAAATCCAATACTCGATGCGATCCCTGTTGAGTTTTAATTCTTTACTTCTGGGATCGTAATGGCCCACTTTTTCTATGTAATTACCATCTCTTGCCTTTTTCGAATCTATCACGACAATTCTATAAAAAGGAACCTTTTTTCTGCCGATTCTCGTTAATCTAATTTTCACCATAGCTTATCATTATATACATTTTTTAAAATTTGTCAATAATTAATTTCAAATAAAAATCCAGGGTATTAAGTCGGAGTTTTCTTTGAAAGGAGGTGATCCAGCCGCACGTTCCCGTACGGCTACCTTGTTACGACTTAGCCCCAGTCATCCACCCTACCTTGGGCCCTCTAAAGAGAGACTTCAGGTATTGTGGACTTCCATGGCTTGACGGGCGGTGTGTACAAGACCCGAGAACGTATTCACCGCAGCATGCTGATCTGCGATTACTAGCGATTCCGCCTTCATGAGGGCAAATTGCAGCCCTCAATCCGAACCATGCCCATCTTTAAAGGATTTGCTCCACCTTACGGTATTGCTTCCCATTGTAATGGGCACTGTAGGACGTGTGTAGCCCTGGACATAAAGACCATGATGACTTGACATCATCCCCACCTTCCTCCACATTATCTGCGGCAGTCCCCTTAGAGTGCCTTCATCCGAAGACAAACTGGCAACTAAGGGAAGGGGTTGCGCTCGTTGCAGGACTTAACCTAACACCTCACGGCACGAGCTGACGACAGCCATGCAGCACCTGTACTAGCTCCCTGCCAGAGGCAGGGTCCCTCGCCTTTCGGTTCAGTACCACTAGCATGTCAAGCCCAGGTAAGGTTCTTCGCGTTGCCTCGAATTAAACCACATCCTCCACCGCTTGTGCGGGTCCCCGTCAATTCCTTTGAGTTTCACCCTTGCGAGCATACTCCCCAGGCGGTACACTTAACAGGTTACCTACGGCACGCACTGTACAGCGCATGCCAAGTGTACATCGTTTACGGCTGGGACTACCGGGGTATCTAATCCCGTTCGCTCCCCCAGCTTTCGTGTTTCAGTGTCAGGACCGAATAATCATAACCCGAAGATTAAAATTATTCGGCTCCTCATACGAGGAACACGCTAGAGAGCCGCCTTCGCCATCGGCATTCCTCGCGATATCCACGCATTCTACCGCTACACCGCGAGTTCCACTCTCCCCTCATGTCCTCAATCCCGATAGTTTCAGATGCAGTTCAACAGTTAAGCTGTTGGATTTCACACCTGACCCATCAGGACACCTACACACCCTTTACGCCCAGTGATTCCGGACAACGCTTGCCTCCTCCGTATTACCGCGGCTGCTGGCACGGAGTTAGCCGAGGCTTCCTCGAGGGGTACCGTCATTATCGTCCCCCTCAACAGAGGTTTACATCCCGAAGGACTTCATCCCTCACGCGGCGTCGCTGGGTCAGACTTGCGCCCATTGCCCAAATTTCTAGACTGCTGCCTCCCGTAGGAGTTGGGACCGTGTCTCAGTTCCCATGTGGGGGGTCATGCTCTCACACCCCCTAGCCGTCATCGCCTTGGTGAGCCGTTACCTCACCAACAAGCTGATAGCACAAAGGACTATCTCAGAGCGACCGAAGCCTTTCATCCTGATACTTGTGTATCAGGATTATATGGAGAATTAGCCCCGATTTCTCGGGGTTATGCTCCACTCCGAGGCAAGTTCCCTTTGTATTACTCACCCGTTCGCCACTCGCCAGCACCACCCGAAGGCGGTCTGCTGCCGTTCGACTTGCATGTCTAAGACACGCCGCCAGCGTTAGTCCTGAGCCAGGATCAAACCCTCCAAAAGTAACTTTGTTACTTGGATTGTAAGGCATTAAATTTCTTTAATGCCTGGACCTAATACCCTGGACAAATTTTAAAGGGAATATAAATTGTCAAAGATCGATAACCTCATTTTGAAGCATCTATATTATAATTAAAATATGAAAGTTGTCAAGGGGTAACTTTACTGGAAGATATTATTCATTATAACCGACTTTTCTTAGAGGAATAGCGAGAATAACATATATCAATAAATAGCTAAAGCACGCAACAATCAACAAAGAGTTGAACCCATATAATTTTGCCAAAATCATTGACAATGCACTACCGCAAACTGACATAAATCCATTTACCCCCCAGATTAATCCAATATCTCTTTTGCACTTTATCATTTTTTTACGTAATAACAAAGGGAAAGGAATCCCCAAAAGGATCCCAACAGGAATAATTATTAAAAAAGAAATAAAGACCTTTAGCCAATTTTCAAGAGCAAATACAATCAATAAAAAGCGTCCGAGGAAAAAGAAAAAGACGCAAAGTATAAAAGATATCAAGAAAATAACAAACTTCATCGAACTGATTTTTTCAATTTTATTCTGACTCAGAAATCCACCAATTCCACATCCCAGAAGTAAACCAAAGAGCACCACGGAGAAAGCCATAATTGGATAGCCAAGGAAAAAAATGAACTTTTGCATCAGTGCGAGTTCCACTAACATAAAGCCGAAACCTAATAACATAAAATTAGGTGCCACTTTAACGGTATTTTCATTTCGACTAAAAAACAACAGCACGCCAGCCATTCCCATAGCAATAACACATAAAAGGTAAAGAAACAAGGGAGGATGCGGAAACAGATTGTAGAAAAAAGGTCTTTCATCCGTCGTTATACTGATATCAATATCAAAGTGTTGCCGCATATGCTCAATATAATTTGTTAACTCAACATACGAACTAAATGGTATCGGTATATTTTCTTCAACCAAGAATGGTAAATATTCAAGCATAAGATTGTTGTCTTCTGTGAAACTTTGGATTTTCTCGATCTCTTCAATATGGAAACTACTCTTTTTTAGAAGAAATAAATACTTGTACGGTGAGCTTTCAAGAAAATTTGCCACAATAACAAAATGATATTTCGCATCTTTAATACCTATTCCAATCTTCTTGAGTGCGTAAATGGCGTTTATCACCGTTTTTAGCAGGAAGTACCGGGTCTCACAGATAATGGCTACATATC
This genomic interval from candidate division WOR-3 bacterium contains the following:
- a CDS encoding acyl-CoA dehydrogenase: MEYFLNDREMELKMKAREVAEKLVLPVRDKFDETAEFPMELVKEMGKQGLLKIFIPEEYGGTGARIIDMCIAVEEIARVCAGIATAYAVGALGSGPIVLFASEEQKKKYLPGIATGELLCAFGLTEAQAGSDAANIQTTARKEGDYYILNGVKQFISNASFSDVYTVLASTDKSRGARGISAFIVEKDFPGFSYGKKENKLGIRASVTTELVFEDCRVPKENLMGKEGLGFIYTMRNFDRARPGVGAIALGIAQGAYEEVLDFAYEHNLLNNQYVQKKIADMATEIEAGRSLLYATARMIDAGIKGYSKESSFAKLYPSDLAVKTTIEAIKLMGPYGVMKEYHMEKRLRDAKITQIYEGTNEIQRSVIALELTRETGKKAREKEAK
- a CDS encoding YraN family protein translates to MRYNKTELGRKGERLAREYLTSRGFIIVAHNFRCRFGEIDLIARKEKAFRFIEVKFRTGTEYGLPQESVVRRKQQKIRTTAMLWLKQRCLPVDSEIHFDVLAINEEQGKIKYNYIEDAF
- a CDS encoding ribonuclease HII → MKAFLDRNLWKRHSLLAGVDEAGRGPLAGPVVASAVILPRNFYHPQIDDSKKLTPHRRARLYNIITQSALSYCFGIVGPDVIDEINILNATKRAMKYAVENLALTPEVVLVDAVNIEGLSIKQIALIKGDTLSISIAAASILAKVKRDTIMTEYHRKYPRYHFHKHKGYPTKLHRICIKKYGPSPIHRKSFRLL
- a CDS encoding 50S ribosomal protein L19, whose amino-acid sequence is MAGIPDIKPGDLVKVYTKIKEGDKERITPFQGVVIQMRGKALSRTFTVRKISAGIGIERIFPLHSPMITKIEIKKKGKVRRAKLGYLRKRRGRKMKIKEATRLTRKTDETGEEKEPVAEEIASSVESQQEVKSTEEKKAAPDEVKKEEKTGEGVSGQKSVEKT
- the trmD gene encoding tRNA (guanosine(37)-N1)-methyltransferase TrmD, producing the protein MKIDIISLFPEFFESPLSCGILRIAREKNIVEIRITNPRDFTEDGVVDDYQFGGGAGMVMKVEPLAKAIASVKSRHSVLINLTPKGVRLNQEIVGNLAENSHIIIICGRYKGIDERINDMFHPLQLSIGDYILSGGEIGSLVLVEAVTRLLPDVLGNQDSADTDSFESGLLEAPIYTRPEVYKKFRVPPVLRSGNHNLIAAWRKRAALRQTLNQRPELFEKKIFSKKDLEILLEVLNGRNS
- a CDS encoding KH domain-containing protein codes for the protein MKELIQYIVKALVDNPDKVDVKEIAGEKSIIYELRVGEGDLGKVIGKEGRTAKAIRTIITAAAMKQGKRTVLEIIE
- the rpsP gene encoding 30S ribosomal protein S16; this translates as MVKIRLTRIGRKKVPFYRIVVIDSKKARDGNYIEKVGHYDPRSKELKLNRDRIEYWISKGAQPTNTVAKLIAKEGG